A region of Diceros bicornis minor isolate mBicDic1 chromosome 9, mDicBic1.mat.cur, whole genome shotgun sequence DNA encodes the following proteins:
- the RCBTB1 gene encoding RCC1 and BTB domain-containing protein 1 isoform X1, which produces MVDVGKWPIFTLLSPQEIASIRKACVFGTSANEALYVTDNDEVFVFGLNYSNCLGTGDNQSTLIPKKLEALCGKKIKSLSYGSGPHVLLSTEDGVVYAWGHNGYSQLGNGTTNQGIAPVQVCTNLLIKQVVEVACGSHHSMALAADGEVFAWGYNNCGQVGSGSTANQPTPRKVTNCLHIKRVVGIACGQTSSMAVLDNGEVYGWGYNGNGQLGLGNNGNQLTPVRVAALHSVCVNQIVCGYAHTLALTDEGLLYAWGANTYGQLGTGNKNNLLSPAHIMVEKERVVEIAACHSAHTSAAKTQGGHVYMWGQCRGQSVILPHLTHFSCTDDVFACFATPAVSWRLLSLEHEDFLTVAESLKKEFDSPETADLKFRIDGKYIHVHKAVLKIRCEHFRSMFQSYWNEDMKEVIEIDQFSYPVYRAFLQYLYTDAVDLPPEDAIGLLDLATSYCENRLKKLCQHIIKRGITVENAFSLFSAAVRYDAEDLEEFCFKFCINHLTEVTQTAAFWQMDGPLLKEFIAKASKCGAFKN; this is translated from the exons ATGGTGGATGTAGGAAAGTGGCCAATCTTCACTCTGCTCTCACCTCAAGAAATTGCATCTATTCGGAAAGCATGTGTCTTTGGCACCTCAGCCAACGAAGCACTCTACGTTACTGACAATGATGAG GTCTTTGTATTTGGACTGAACTATAGTAACTGTCTAGGAACTGGAGATAACCAGAGTACACTTATACCCAAAAAGCTAGAAGCCTTGTGTGGAAAGAAGATTAAAAGCCTTAGTTATGGCAGTGGACCACATGTTCTTCTCAGCACTGAAG ATGGAGTTGTTTATGCCTGGGGCCACAATGGATATAGCCAGCTTGGGAATGGGACGACCAACCAAGGCATTGCTCCCGTCCAAGTCTGCACCAATCTCTTGATCAAGCAAGTGGTTGAAGTAGCTTGTGGCTCACATCATTCAATGGCTTTGGCAGCTGATGGAGAG GTATTTGCCTGGGGCTATAACAACTGTGGCCAGGTGGGATCAGGATCTACAGCAAATCAACCAACTCCTCGAAAAGTCACAAACTGTTTACACATTAAGAGGGTGGTTGGCATTGCCTGTGGTCAGACCTCGTCCATGGCTGTTCTGGACAATGGTGAG GTGTATGGATGGGGTTACAATGGCAATGGTCAGCTGGGCTTGGGAAACAATGGCAATCAGCTGACCCCTGTGAGAGTGGCAGCTTTGCACAGCGTGTGTGTGAACCAG ATTGTCTGCGGCTATGCACATACTCTAGCACTAACAGACGAGGGCTTGCTCTATGCCTGGGGAGCTAACACGTATGGGCAGCTGGGAACTGGCAATAAAAATAACCTGCTAAGCCCAGCACACATCATGGTGGAGAAAGAAAG GGTAGTAGAGATCGCAGCCTGCCACTCTGCCCACACATCTGCTGCCAAGACCCAGGGAGGACACGTGTACATGTGGGGCCAGTGCCGGGGCCAGTCGGTGATCCTGCCGCACCTCACCCACTTCTCCTGCACCGATGACGTGTTTGCCTGCTTTGCCACGCCCGCCGTCTCATGGCGCCTCCTCTCTCTAG AGCACGAAGACTTTTTAACAGTTGCAGAGTCACTGAAGAAAGAATTTGATAGTCCAGAAACTGCTGATTTGAAGTTTCGAATTGATGGGAAATATATCCATGTTCATAAAGCTGTTTTGAAAATCAG GTGTGAGCACTTTCGATCCATGTTCCAGTCTTACTGGAATGAGGACATGAAGGAGGTGATAGAAATAGACCAGTTTTCTTACCCAGTGTATCGTGCCTTTCTCCAGTACCTCTACACAGATGCAGTCGATCTGCCGCCTGAAGATGCTATAG GTCTTTTGGATTTGGCGACATCTTACTGtgaaaacagactgaaaaaacTTTGTCAGCACATTATCAAGCGAGGAATCACTGTGGAGAATGCCTTTTCATTGTTCTCTGCTGCAGTCAGATATGATGCAGAG GATTTAGAAGAATTCTGCTTTAAGTTTTGCATCAATCATTTGACAGAAGTTACACAGACTGCAGCATTTTGGCAAATGGATGGCCCTCTGCTAAAGGAATTCATTGCTAAAGCCAGTAAATGTGGAGCCTTTAAGAACTGA
- the RCBTB1 gene encoding RCC1 and BTB domain-containing protein 1 isoform X2: MVDVGKWPIFTLLSPQEIASIRKACVFGTSANEALYVTDNDEVFVFGLNYSNCLGTGDNQSTLIPKKLEALCGKKIKSLSYGSGPHVLLSTEDGVVYAWGHNGYSQLGNGTTNQGIAPVQVCTNLLIKQVVEVACGSHHSMALAADGEVFAWGYNNCGQVGSGSTANQPTPRKVTNCLHIKRVVGIACGQTSSMAVLDNGEIVCGYAHTLALTDEGLLYAWGANTYGQLGTGNKNNLLSPAHIMVEKERVVEIAACHSAHTSAAKTQGGHVYMWGQCRGQSVILPHLTHFSCTDDVFACFATPAVSWRLLSLEHEDFLTVAESLKKEFDSPETADLKFRIDGKYIHVHKAVLKIRCEHFRSMFQSYWNEDMKEVIEIDQFSYPVYRAFLQYLYTDAVDLPPEDAIGLLDLATSYCENRLKKLCQHIIKRGITVENAFSLFSAAVRYDAEDLEEFCFKFCINHLTEVTQTAAFWQMDGPLLKEFIAKASKCGAFKN, encoded by the exons ATGGTGGATGTAGGAAAGTGGCCAATCTTCACTCTGCTCTCACCTCAAGAAATTGCATCTATTCGGAAAGCATGTGTCTTTGGCACCTCAGCCAACGAAGCACTCTACGTTACTGACAATGATGAG GTCTTTGTATTTGGACTGAACTATAGTAACTGTCTAGGAACTGGAGATAACCAGAGTACACTTATACCCAAAAAGCTAGAAGCCTTGTGTGGAAAGAAGATTAAAAGCCTTAGTTATGGCAGTGGACCACATGTTCTTCTCAGCACTGAAG ATGGAGTTGTTTATGCCTGGGGCCACAATGGATATAGCCAGCTTGGGAATGGGACGACCAACCAAGGCATTGCTCCCGTCCAAGTCTGCACCAATCTCTTGATCAAGCAAGTGGTTGAAGTAGCTTGTGGCTCACATCATTCAATGGCTTTGGCAGCTGATGGAGAG GTATTTGCCTGGGGCTATAACAACTGTGGCCAGGTGGGATCAGGATCTACAGCAAATCAACCAACTCCTCGAAAAGTCACAAACTGTTTACACATTAAGAGGGTGGTTGGCATTGCCTGTGGTCAGACCTCGTCCATGGCTGTTCTGGACAATGGTGAG ATTGTCTGCGGCTATGCACATACTCTAGCACTAACAGACGAGGGCTTGCTCTATGCCTGGGGAGCTAACACGTATGGGCAGCTGGGAACTGGCAATAAAAATAACCTGCTAAGCCCAGCACACATCATGGTGGAGAAAGAAAG GGTAGTAGAGATCGCAGCCTGCCACTCTGCCCACACATCTGCTGCCAAGACCCAGGGAGGACACGTGTACATGTGGGGCCAGTGCCGGGGCCAGTCGGTGATCCTGCCGCACCTCACCCACTTCTCCTGCACCGATGACGTGTTTGCCTGCTTTGCCACGCCCGCCGTCTCATGGCGCCTCCTCTCTCTAG AGCACGAAGACTTTTTAACAGTTGCAGAGTCACTGAAGAAAGAATTTGATAGTCCAGAAACTGCTGATTTGAAGTTTCGAATTGATGGGAAATATATCCATGTTCATAAAGCTGTTTTGAAAATCAG GTGTGAGCACTTTCGATCCATGTTCCAGTCTTACTGGAATGAGGACATGAAGGAGGTGATAGAAATAGACCAGTTTTCTTACCCAGTGTATCGTGCCTTTCTCCAGTACCTCTACACAGATGCAGTCGATCTGCCGCCTGAAGATGCTATAG GTCTTTTGGATTTGGCGACATCTTACTGtgaaaacagactgaaaaaacTTTGTCAGCACATTATCAAGCGAGGAATCACTGTGGAGAATGCCTTTTCATTGTTCTCTGCTGCAGTCAGATATGATGCAGAG GATTTAGAAGAATTCTGCTTTAAGTTTTGCATCAATCATTTGACAGAAGTTACACAGACTGCAGCATTTTGGCAAATGGATGGCCCTCTGCTAAAGGAATTCATTGCTAAAGCCAGTAAATGTGGAGCCTTTAAGAACTGA